In Oryza sativa Japonica Group chromosome 11, ASM3414082v1, the following are encoded in one genomic region:
- the LOC136354136 gene encoding uncharacterized protein, whose translation MEDHRGRPSQGGGLNQVDVGCNSESRTSNEGEKSPQDFADCVSQEQLRTLQQNTQKDITEAVAKSVQDAFTKIGFLNHMERLDKRISTLTDRVAALETPSNEEVVSGDDDAHPEDTVYDSSGYIDAPATRYYDAEKYLDWEMTVEQKFNAHLIPEQHRVRQASSEFKDFAIMWWTGLSDEGVLPTTWEELKVAMRDRFVPPSYYRDLRKKLMRLEQGDKSIQDYYGELQKGVRRCGIVEGVEDAICRFYSGLREEIQNIVDYKEFNSVNQLFRFAMLAEKELQGRDHQGKSKASTYTPRTTPSAGLPKAVSFRTSSQPAGKRPAASGASAAPKPSPPPRPAESGKGSSQVPAKSASSVALTGCIQCHRCQGFGHVQKDCPSQRAYVATEDGYITTSDVEEEEEEEEVEDEDGEVFGRDDTTDYRTIIVQRVLSTQVQQYDRLQRHNLFQIFFVINNRRALVIIDGGSCNNLVSSDLVKKLGLTTHSVDCNVVPMQACSLLLGRPWEHDNDATHHEADKERAASLKLDESENQQVAKSVFPPKKDKLSPSSKEYEDVFPAEIPPGLPPMRGIEHQIDLIPGASLPNRAAYRTNPDETKEIQRQVQDLLDRGYVRQSLSPYAVPGIEVDESKIEAIRSWPVPQTITQVRSFLGLAGFYRRFVKDFSTFAAPLNELTKKGVVFHWGKTHEKSFDTLKDKLTHAPLLQLPNFGKTFELECDASGVGIGGVLMQDGKPVAYFSEKLHGPVLNYSTYDKELYALEAHGGGLMGHFGAKKTEDVLAMHFFWSRMRKDVERYFYGLCFGIA comes from the exons atggaggatcatcggggacgtccaagtcaaggtggaggccTAAACCAAGTCGACGTCGGGTGTAATTCGGAGTCCAGGACCA GTAACGAAGGTGAGAAGAGTCCCCAGGATTTTGCTGACTGTGTCAGCCAAGAGCAACTACGAACTCTCCAACAAAATACTCAAAAGGACATCACGGAGGCCGTTGCAAAGTCTGTCCAAGATGCCTTCACTAAAATCGGTTTCCTGAACCACATGGAGAGGTTGGACAAGCGGATATCCACGCTAACTGATCGGGTCGCCGCGTTGGAGACACCCTCCAATGAGGAAGTGGTGAGTGGTGATGACGATGCTCATCCTGAAGATACGGTGTATGATTCCAGTGGCTATATTGACGCACCGGCTACAAG ATATTATGATGCTGAAAAATACCTTGATTGGGAGATGACAGTAGAACAAAAGTTTAATGCCCACCTTATACCCGAGCAACATAGAGTTAGACAAGCCAGTAGTGAGTTCAAGGATTTTGCTATTATGTGGTGGACTGGGTTATCCGATGAGGGGGTACTACCTACTACTTGGGAAGAACTTAAGGTAGCTATGCGCGATAGGTTTGTTCCTCCATCTTATTATAGAGATTTACGCAAGAAACTGATGCGTTTGGAGCAAGGGGATAAATCTATACAGGATTACTATGGTGAGCTACAAAAGGGTGTGAGACGCTGTGGCATAGTGGAGGGGGTCGAGGATGCTATTTGTCGTTTCTATTCTGGTTTGAGGGAGGAAATTCAGAACATTGTTGATTATAAGGAATTTAACTCTGTCAACCAGTTGTTTCGATTTGCTATGCTTGCAGAGAAGGAATTGCAGGGGCGTGACCATCAGggcaagagcaaggcaagtacATACACTCCGCGCACGACGCCATCTGCGGGACTGCCCAAGGCCGTCTCTTTTCGGACGTCCTCCCAGCCAGCGGGCAAGCGACCAGCTGCATCCGGAGCTTCTGCGGCACCAAAACCATCTCCACCACCACGACCAGCAGAGTCAGGTAAAGGTTCCTCGCAGGTACCCGCCAAGAGTGCCTCATCTGTCGCCTTGACGGGATGCATTCAGTGCCACCGTTGCCAAGGATTTGGGCATGTGCAGAAAGATTGCCCTAGTCAACGGGCCTATGTTGCTACGGAAGATGGCTACATCACCACCTCCGAtgtggaagaggaagaggaggaagaagaagttgaGGATGAGGATGGCGAAGTCTTTGGTCGTGATGACACAACGGACTACAGAACCATCATTGTGCAGCGGGTGCTCAGCACGCAGGTACAGCAGTATGACAGGTTGCAACGCCATAATTTGTTTCAGATTTTTTTCGTCATCAACAACCGTCGTGCACTTGTGATCATTGATGGAGGTAGCTGCAACAACTTGGTGAGTTCTGATTTGGTCAAGAAGCTTGGCTTGACTACAC ATTCTGTTGATTGCAATGTGGTTCCTATGCAAGCTTGTTCACTTTTGCTGGGGCGTCCTTGGGAACATGATAATGATGCTACACACCATG AAGCTGATAAAGAACGAGCTGCTAGTTTGAAACTTGATGAATCTGAAAATCAGCAAGTGGCTAAATCTGTTTTTCCACCTAAAAAGGATAAGCTTTCACCTAGTTCTAAG GAGTATGAGGATGTCTTTCCAGCTGAGATACCCCCAGGATTGCCACCCATGAGAGGGATAGAGCATCAAATTGATTTGATTCCAGGAGCATCATTGCCAAACCGTGCTGCTTATCGAACCAACCCAGATGAGACTAAGGAAATTCAGCGGCAAGTTCAAGATCTTTTGGACCGCGGGTATGTACGTCAAAGCCTTAGCCCCTATGCAGTTCCT GGAATTGAGGTGGATGAGTCGAAAATTGAAGCTATAAGGAGTTGGCCGGTTCCCCAAACCATCACACAGGTGAGGAGTTTTCTTGGTCTTGCAGGATTCTACCGCCGTTTCGTCAAAGATTTCAGTACTTTTGCTGCACCATTGAACGAGTTGACGAAGAAAGGGGTGGTCTTCCATTGGGGAAAGACACATGAGAAGTCCTTTGACACTTTGAAGGACAAGCTTACACATGCACCTTTGCTACAACTTCCAAACTTTGGTAAGACTTTTGAGTTagaatgtgatgctagtggaGTTGGCATTGGaggtgtgttgatgcaagatggTAAGCCTGTTGCATACTTTAGTGAGAAGTTGCATGGTCCTGTTTTGAATTATTCCACGTATGATAAGGAATTATATGCTCTT GAAGCGCATGGAGGAGGGTTGATGGGACATTTTGGAGCTAAGAAGACGGAAGATGTTTTGGCCATGCATTTCTTTTGGTCAAGGATgagaaaggatgttgagag ATATTTCTATGGACTTTGTTTTGGGATTGCCTAG